A single genomic interval of Spirosoma taeanense harbors:
- a CDS encoding erythromycin esterase family protein, which produces MTDQPQTQSQSFRLRSEADLDPLLERIGEARYVLLGEASHGTHEYYTWRARISKRLIEERGFSFIAVEGDWPDCYAINRFVKAYPGAGTDVMAVLQGFERWPTWMWANYEIAALANWLRRHNEHQPDGRKVGFYGLDVYSLWESVEVLNEVLKQQQDPQTARLVDEVVQCFQPYGEDERRYAQAVAQLSESCRREVTALLSEIRRKASSYDHEPEAALNAEMNAWVAVNAERYYESMYSYEENSWNIRDTHMVETLNRLMTHHGPDAKCIVWEHNTHIGDARYTDMAQEGMVNVGQLVRQQQAPDDVVLVGFGSYQGSVIAGRHWGASMESMTVPPARSGSVEALLHREQATDRLLIFDGQPDERFSKERGHRAIGVVYRPEREQYGNYVPTVLARRYDAFLYLDQTRALHPLDLHTNAGLMPEGYPFGV; this is translated from the coding sequence ATGACTGACCAACCGCAAACTCAGTCGCAATCCTTTCGTCTGCGCAGCGAGGCCGATCTCGACCCGCTGCTGGAACGCATTGGCGAGGCTCGTTACGTCCTGCTGGGCGAGGCCTCACACGGCACGCACGAGTACTATACCTGGCGGGCGCGCATCAGCAAACGACTCATTGAGGAGCGCGGTTTTTCGTTCATTGCCGTTGAAGGCGACTGGCCCGACTGCTACGCCATCAACCGCTTCGTGAAAGCGTATCCCGGCGCTGGTACCGACGTAATGGCCGTCCTGCAGGGCTTTGAGCGCTGGCCTACGTGGATGTGGGCTAATTACGAAATTGCCGCTCTGGCCAACTGGCTGCGTCGGCACAATGAACACCAGCCCGATGGCAGAAAAGTCGGTTTTTACGGTCTGGACGTGTACAGTCTGTGGGAGTCGGTCGAAGTCCTGAACGAGGTTTTGAAGCAGCAGCAGGACCCGCAAACAGCCCGGCTGGTTGATGAGGTCGTTCAGTGCTTCCAGCCCTACGGCGAAGACGAACGGCGGTACGCTCAGGCAGTGGCCCAGCTATCGGAGTCCTGTCGCCGGGAAGTAACCGCACTGCTGAGCGAAATCCGCCGGAAAGCTTCGTCCTACGATCACGAGCCCGAGGCTGCCCTCAATGCCGAAATGAACGCCTGGGTGGCCGTCAATGCCGAACGCTACTACGAGAGCATGTATTCTTACGAGGAGAACTCCTGGAACATTCGTGATACGCACATGGTCGAAACCCTGAACCGGCTGATGACCCACCACGGCCCGGATGCCAAATGCATTGTCTGGGAACACAACACCCATATTGGCGACGCGCGCTATACCGACATGGCGCAGGAAGGCATGGTGAATGTGGGGCAGCTTGTCCGGCAGCAGCAGGCCCCCGACGATGTTGTGCTGGTGGGGTTCGGTTCCTATCAGGGGAGCGTGATTGCCGGTCGCCACTGGGGCGCGTCGATGGAGTCCATGACCGTACCGCCCGCCCGGTCCGGCAGTGTGGAAGCCCTGCTCCACCGCGAACAGGCCACCGACCGGCTACTGATTTTTGACGGGCAGCCCGACGAACGCTTTTCCAAAGAACGCGGTCACCGCGCCATCGGCGTTGTGTACCGACCCGAGCGCGAGCAATACGGCAATTACGTGCCAACTGTACTGGCCCGTCGTTACGATGCTTTTCTGTACCTCGATCAGACGCGGGCGCTGCATCCGCTCGATCTGCACACTAACGCGGGCCTGATGCCGGAAGGGTATCCC
- a CDS encoding class I SAM-dependent DNA methyltransferase, which produces MRLQLRKPTQSLNKAYAKQSITQDRMDTFRRALARLFARMDEDESEEHQKNIVAGFLHEAFYGDHFEINTRERIDLVIHRGPSSQDSLPGVIIETKKAFAAEMMTTLKNNVKALHELILYYFEERERHQNIAISQLIITDVYNWFIFDENDFRHFFYDNAKLRKLYQIKQQQKKDNTFFYAEVARILRELDDEVPVTCLDLRKTADALVLPPAEGNRLLIPVYKLFSPEHLLKLPFANDANTLNRQFYNELLHIMGLHETMEGGAASRGRKLIQRLPEQERNEGSLLENTINQLRVDNALADLDHPEQYGADEDEQLFNVGLGLCITWLNRILFLKLLEGQLVRYHRGDRSVQFLTSRHLREFDELNELFFEVLAVPEANRPAGIVNRFDRSRPGPVPYLNSSLFELTELERRTLKIKGLKDRLELPLFGQTALKDQHGKRLTGQLPTLQYLLVFLDAYDFSSDGPAEVQPENKPLINAAVLGLIFEKLNGYRDGSFFTPGFVTMFMVREAIRKAVLSRFNERFGWACADVTALYNRLGEISMGEANALINSLRIVDPAVGSGHFLVSALNELIALKAELGILTDRDGRRLRHYDISIVNDELVITDEDGEPFQYFAPGLGNAARGITTPNHRASGSAQLTETQRVQETIFHEKQTLIENCLFGVDINPNSVNICRLRLWIELLKSAYYVGETGGKSSVPSSSRQLQTLPNLDINLKAGNSLVSRFGTGFRVDTLRNQSMREKFLPAFQRYSVDVLAYKHCRDKAEKDRIRGRIRQFREFMHQIALVDQKDYADIRQLEAKLAQSALTFDFFSQDDRLQSLTDQLEAKRRAFDEKQRVFQQAFEWRFEFPEVLDEAGNYVGFDVVVGNPPYIRQEELGDYKVQFQKAFPNTYAGTADLYVMFIEQGLNLLRSNGQFAYILPNKWMRAGYGASLRKWLRTKAVEQITDFGDLPVFDEATTYPSILAIRNADAVGTLRAAQVDTLKFGKAGLAGYLADRTFEVPMESLQDGGWVLSDATVQNLLAKLRQTGKPLREYVNDKIFRGVLTGLNEAFVINAQTRQRLIDEDPRSAEVIKPFLAGRDIKRYQTPVADKNLIFARRGILINEYPAILAHLKQFEAQLTPKPKGYKEIWKGRKEGTYKWYEIQYEVDCSGEFEKPHILLPATSKVPAGVWNESGAYANDKTTIIGTDNKYVLAIMNSRATDFLMRQISSTKQNGYFEYKPVYIAQIPIPDVTPEAQAPLIGLVDEILAAKRENPKADTSTQESQLDELVFALYDLTAEERALIQA; this is translated from the coding sequence ATGAGGCTTCAGCTCCGTAAACCCACTCAATCGCTTAACAAGGCGTACGCTAAACAATCCATTACCCAGGACCGCATGGATACCTTCCGGCGGGCGCTGGCGCGGCTGTTCGCGCGCATGGATGAGGACGAATCCGAAGAGCATCAGAAAAACATCGTGGCAGGCTTTCTTCACGAAGCGTTCTACGGCGACCACTTTGAAATCAATACCCGCGAGCGGATTGATCTGGTCATTCATCGCGGGCCCAGCAGCCAGGATTCATTGCCCGGCGTTATCATTGAAACGAAGAAGGCGTTTGCAGCCGAGATGATGACCACGCTCAAGAACAACGTAAAGGCGCTGCATGAGCTGATTCTCTACTATTTCGAAGAGCGCGAACGCCACCAGAATATCGCCATCAGCCAGTTGATCATCACAGATGTGTATAACTGGTTTATCTTCGATGAAAACGACTTCCGGCATTTTTTCTACGACAACGCCAAGCTGCGGAAGCTCTACCAGATCAAGCAGCAACAGAAAAAAGACAATACATTCTTTTATGCCGAAGTGGCCCGGATTCTGCGCGAGCTGGACGACGAGGTGCCCGTTACGTGCCTCGATCTGCGTAAAACCGCCGACGCGCTGGTCCTGCCCCCGGCAGAAGGCAACCGTTTGCTGATTCCGGTCTATAAGCTGTTTTCGCCGGAACATCTGCTCAAGCTGCCGTTTGCCAATGATGCCAACACACTTAACCGCCAGTTCTACAACGAACTGCTCCATATTATGGGGCTGCATGAAACGATGGAGGGTGGGGCAGCCAGCCGGGGCCGTAAGCTCATTCAGCGTCTGCCGGAGCAAGAACGGAATGAAGGCTCACTGCTGGAAAACACAATCAACCAGTTGCGGGTCGATAATGCGCTGGCCGATCTAGATCATCCCGAACAGTACGGGGCCGATGAAGACGAGCAGCTGTTCAACGTCGGGCTGGGGCTGTGCATTACGTGGCTAAACCGGATTCTGTTTCTGAAACTGCTGGAAGGGCAGCTTGTGCGCTACCACCGGGGCGACCGGAGCGTGCAATTCCTGACCTCGCGGCACCTCCGGGAGTTCGACGAGCTGAACGAACTGTTTTTTGAGGTGCTGGCTGTGCCGGAAGCTAACCGACCAGCCGGAATCGTGAACCGCTTCGACCGGTCGCGGCCGGGACCGGTGCCGTACCTGAACAGTTCGCTGTTTGAGCTGACCGAACTGGAACGCAGAACGCTCAAGATCAAAGGGCTGAAAGACCGGCTCGAACTGCCCCTGTTCGGGCAGACCGCCCTGAAAGACCAGCACGGCAAGCGCCTGACCGGTCAGTTGCCAACGCTTCAATACCTGCTGGTATTTCTGGATGCCTACGACTTCTCGTCCGATGGTCCCGCCGAGGTACAGCCCGAAAACAAGCCGCTCATCAACGCGGCTGTGCTGGGGCTGATCTTCGAGAAGCTGAACGGCTACCGCGACGGCTCGTTTTTTACCCCCGGTTTCGTGACGATGTTCATGGTGCGCGAGGCTATCCGCAAGGCCGTTCTGAGCCGGTTCAACGAGCGGTTTGGCTGGGCGTGCGCCGATGTAACGGCTCTGTACAACCGGCTGGGTGAAATCAGTATGGGCGAAGCCAACGCGCTAATCAATTCACTGCGGATTGTGGACCCGGCCGTGGGCAGTGGCCACTTTCTGGTGTCGGCGCTCAACGAACTCATTGCCCTCAAAGCCGAGCTGGGTATCCTGACCGACCGCGACGGCCGACGCCTGCGCCATTACGATATCAGCATCGTAAACGACGAGCTGGTCATTACCGACGAGGATGGCGAGCCGTTTCAGTATTTCGCGCCGGGGCTTGGAAACGCAGCGCGGGGTATTACGACACCCAACCACCGCGCGTCCGGCTCGGCGCAACTCACGGAAACCCAGCGCGTGCAGGAAACGATCTTTCACGAAAAGCAGACACTCATCGAAAACTGCCTGTTTGGGGTCGATATTAACCCGAACTCGGTCAATATCTGCCGGCTGCGGCTCTGGATCGAGCTGCTCAAAAGTGCTTATTACGTAGGAGAAACGGGAGGAAAGAGCAGCGTTCCCTCTTCCTCTCGTCAGCTGCAAACTTTGCCTAACCTCGACATCAACCTCAAGGCGGGCAACTCGCTGGTGAGTCGGTTCGGGACGGGCTTCCGGGTCGATACGCTGCGGAACCAGAGTATGCGGGAGAAGTTTTTGCCCGCCTTTCAGCGGTATAGCGTGGACGTACTGGCCTATAAGCACTGCCGCGATAAAGCCGAGAAAGACCGGATTCGGGGACGCATCCGGCAGTTTCGGGAGTTCATGCACCAGATCGCGCTCGTTGACCAGAAAGACTATGCCGACATTCGCCAGCTCGAAGCCAAACTGGCGCAGTCGGCGCTGACGTTCGATTTCTTTAGTCAGGACGACCGGCTTCAGAGCCTGACCGATCAGCTGGAAGCCAAACGGCGTGCCTTCGATGAGAAACAGCGCGTATTTCAGCAGGCGTTTGAGTGGCGGTTCGAGTTTCCCGAAGTGCTCGACGAAGCCGGGAATTACGTTGGCTTCGATGTGGTGGTGGGCAATCCGCCCTATATCCGGCAGGAGGAACTGGGCGACTACAAGGTGCAGTTTCAAAAGGCGTTTCCGAATACGTATGCCGGTACGGCCGACCTGTACGTGATGTTCATCGAGCAGGGGCTGAACCTGCTGCGGTCCAACGGGCAGTTTGCCTATATCCTGCCGAACAAATGGATGCGGGCGGGCTACGGGGCCAGCCTCCGCAAATGGCTCCGCACTAAAGCCGTCGAGCAGATTACCGATTTTGGCGATCTGCCGGTGTTTGACGAGGCCACGACCTACCCGAGTATTCTGGCGATCCGGAACGCCGATGCTGTTGGAACGCTGCGGGCCGCGCAGGTCGATACGCTGAAGTTCGGCAAGGCGGGGCTGGCGGGTTATCTCGCCGACCGGACGTTCGAGGTGCCGATGGAGTCGCTGCAGGATGGCGGCTGGGTACTCTCCGACGCAACGGTGCAGAACCTGCTCGCCAAACTCCGGCAGACGGGCAAACCCCTGCGCGAATACGTCAACGACAAGATTTTTCGGGGTGTGTTAACCGGTCTGAACGAAGCCTTTGTTATCAACGCCCAGACGCGCCAGCGACTGATTGACGAAGACCCCCGCAGCGCCGAGGTCATCAAGCCGTTTCTGGCGGGCCGCGACATCAAACGCTACCAGACGCCCGTAGCGGATAAGAATCTGATTTTCGCCCGCCGGGGTATTCTGATAAACGAGTATCCGGCAATCCTCGCCCATCTGAAGCAATTTGAAGCGCAGTTAACGCCAAAACCAAAGGGGTATAAAGAAATTTGGAAAGGAAGAAAAGAAGGAACTTATAAATGGTACGAAATTCAATATGAGGTTGATTGCTCTGGAGAATTTGAAAAGCCTCACATCCTTCTTCCGGCGACCAGTAAAGTGCCTGCAGGCGTTTGGAATGAATCAGGAGCATACGCCAATGACAAGACAACGATCATTGGAACGGATAACAAGTATGTACTGGCGATTATGAACTCGCGGGCAACGGACTTCCTGATGCGTCAGATTTCATCCACGAAACAAAACGGTTATTTCGAGTACAAGCCGGTCTATATCGCACAAATCCCAATTCCCGACGTAACGCCCGAAGCGCAGGCTCCGCTGATTGGTCTGGTCGATGAAATTCTGGCGGCTAAGCGCGAAAACCCGAAGGCCGATACGTCGACGCAGGAGAGTCAGCTAGACGAACTCGTATTTGCTTTATACGACCTGACCGCCGAAGAACGGGCGCTGATTCAGGCGTAA